Proteins from a genomic interval of Medicago truncatula cultivar Jemalong A17 chromosome 3, MtrunA17r5.0-ANR, whole genome shotgun sequence:
- the LOC11410793 gene encoding phenylacetaldehyde reductase, with translation MSKTVCVTGASGAIGSWVVRLLLERGYTVHATIQDLEDENETKHLEAMEGAKTRLKFFEMDLLNSDSIAAAVKGCAGVIHLACPNIIGEVKDPEKQILEPAIQGTVNVLKVAKEAGVERVVATSSISAIIPSPSWPADKIKAEDCWTDLEYCKEKKLYYPIAKTLAEKAGWEFAKETGFDVVMINPGTALGPLIPPRINSSMAVLAGVLKGDKETYEDFFMGMAHFKDIALAHILGFEQKKASGRHLCVEAIRHYSDFVNLVAELYPEYNVAKIPTDTQPGLLRAKNASKKLIELGLEFTPAEEIIKDAVECLKSRGLV, from the exons ATGTCAAAGACAGTTTGTGTGACCGGAGCCAGCGGAGCCATCGGATCATGGGTGGTTCGCCTCCTCCTCGAACGAGGCTACACCGTCCATGCCACCATCCAAGATCTTG AGGATGAAAATGAGACAAAGCATTTGGAAGCAATGGAAGGAGCAAAGACTCGtctcaaattttttgaaatggaTCTTCTTAACAGTGACTCTATCGCGGCCGCCGTGAAAGGCTGTGCCGGTGTTATACACCTGGCATGTCCTAACATCATCGGTGAAGTCAAGGACCCCGAG AAGCAAATTTTGGAACCGGCAATTCAAGGAACGGTTAACGTGTTGAAGGTTGCAAAGGAAGCAGGGGTGGAGCGTGTGGTGGCGACGTCGTCGATCTCCGCCATCATACCGAGTCCTAGCTGGCCAGCTGATAAGATTAAGGCAGAGGATTGTTGGACGGACCTTGAATATTGCAAGGAAAAGAAG TTATACTACCCCATTGCAAAGACACTAGCAGAAAAAGCTGGTTGGGAATTTGCTAAAGAGACTGGTTTTGATGTGGTCATGATTAACCCTGGTACAGCATTGGGCCCTTTGATTCCACCAAGAATTAACTCAAGCATGGCTGTACTTGCTGGTGTTCTCAAAG GTGACAAAGAGACATATGAGGACTTCTTCATGGGAATGGCTCATTTTAAAGACATAGCTTTGGCACATATTTTGGGATTTGAGCAAAAGAAAGCATCTGGAAGGCATTTGTGTGTGGAAGCTATTCGTCACTATAGTGATTTTGTGAATTTGGTTGCAGAGTTATACCCTGAATATAATGTGGCAAA GATACCAACGGATACTCAACCTGGATTGTTGAGAGCAAAGAATGCATCAAAGAAGCTGATTGAATTAGGGTTAGAGTTCACTCCAGCAGAAGAAATTATCAAGGATGCAGTTGAGTGTTTGAAGAGTAGAGGTTTGGTTTAA
- the LOC11409772 gene encoding putative receptor protein kinase ZmPK1 has protein sequence MCQCVAFQYRLVRDQGISYCYPKRQLQNGFSSPEFRGSIFLRLPKRKHAFYNENDIQNGSLVCSRNTGVQQLKRSYIKGKKNGSLNFLLWFATCLGVIEVLCFFIAGCFLFKNRKHSATNKQGYILAIAPGFREFSYSELKQATKGFSQEIGKGAGGTVYKGLLSDNRVVAIKRLHEANQGEREFLAEVNIIGMLNHMNLIGMLGYCLAGKHRLLVLEFVEKGSLAENLSSNALDWGKRYNIALGTAKALAYLHEECLEWILHCDIKPQNILIDSDYRPKIVDFGLSKLLHRNNLNNSSFSRMRGTRGYMAPEWIFNLPITSKVDVYSYGIVVLEMITGKSPTTCIEITDDGIVSHNERLVTWIKEKRRKESEVGCWIEQIVDPALGLNYDIVQLKTLAVVALDCVEKEKDVRPTMSQVVERLQSHQHDS, from the coding sequence ATGTGCCAATGTGTAGCCTTCCAATATCGCTTGGTGAGGGATCAGGGTATATCTTATTGCTATCCAAAGAGACAATTACAAAACGGCTTTAGTTCTCCGGAATTTCGAGGATCCATCTTTTTGCGATTGCCAAAAAGAAAACATGCTTTTTACAATGAGAATGATATACAAAATGGAAGCTTGGTTTGTTCGAGAAATACTGGAGTACAGCAACTAAAAAGATCATACATCAAAGGCAAAAAAAATGGATCACTTAATTTTTTGCTTTGGTTTGCGACTTGCTTGGGAGTAATTGAGGTATTGTGCTTCTTTATTGCGGGGTGCTTCTTATTTAAGAATAGGAAGCACTCCGCTACAAATAAACAAGGCTACATTCTTGCAATAGCCCCTGGATTTCGGGAATTCAGTTACTCTGAATTGAAACAAGCAACAAAAGGTTTCAGTCAAGAGATTGGAAAGGGTGCTGGAGGAACTGTATATAAAGGTTTATTATCTGATAATAGGGTTGTGGCTATAAAACGACTACACGAAGCAAACCAAGGTGAAAGAGAATTCCTTGCGGAAGTGAACATAATTGGAATGCTCAACCATATGAACTTAATTGGCATGTTGGGGTATTGTTTAGCCGGAAAACACAGATTGTTGGTTTTAGAGTTCGTAGAAAAGGGTTCTTTAGCTGAAAACCTCTCATCAAATGCACTTGATTGGGGTAAGAGGTATAACATTGCTCTAGGAACCGCAAAGGCTCTTGCATATTTACATGAAGAATGTTTGGAGTGGATTTTGCATTGTGATATAAAGCCTCAAAACATACTTATTGACTCTGATTACCGACCCAAAATAGTAGATTTTGGGTTGTCTAAGCTATTACATAGGAACAATCTTAATAATTCAAGTTTCTCAAGGATGAGAGGAACAAGAGGTTACATGGCACCTGAATGGATTTTCAACTTGCCAATCACTTCCAAGGTAGATGTTTATAGTTATGGAATTGTGGTGTTGGAGATGATTACCGGAAAGAGTCCAACGACCTGTATCGAAATCACAGATGATGGAATAGTGTCACATAATGAGAGGTTAGTAACATGGATTAAAGAGAAAAGAAGGAAAGAATCAGAAGTGGGATGTTGGATTGAACAAATAGTTGACCCTGCATTGGGATTAAATTATGACATTGTTCAATTGAAGACCTTGGCAGTGGTGGCTTTGGATTGtgtagagaaagagaaagatgtTAGACCCACCATGAGTCAAGTTGTTGAGAGGCTCCAAAGTCATCAACATGATTCTTGA